The following proteins come from a genomic window of Nicotiana tomentosiformis chromosome 12, ASM39032v3, whole genome shotgun sequence:
- the LOC104096820 gene encoding late embryogenesis abundant protein D-29, translating to MASRNIRELIYVLLLVGFVVISMSGLVICKETNEEIEQQSKENSESWTGWAKDKISEGLGFKSTDDDSAAKQASDSTMDAAKNAKDKITDTATGTGQYVADKAGDIKNTAEEAKNKAYETAEAAKQKATEKSSEAYSKAGEEKEKAYSDAETAKHKASEKAEEAKEKATEKAEEAKQQMKGMGEEKAEGETEEHMSWAREKAKEGYESAKSKAEETLEKAKENIASNLESAKEKTKEIKENIAGKKRDEEL from the exons ATGGCTTCAAGAAACATAAGGGAGTTGATTTATGTGTTGTTATTAGTGGGATTTGTGGTTATTTCTATGTCTGGTTTGGTGATTTGTAAGGAAACTAATGAGGAAATTGAGCAGCAAAGTAAAGAAAATTCAGAGTCTTGGACAGGATGGGCTAAAGATAAGATTTCTGAAGGTCTTGGTTTTAAATCAACTGATGATGATTCTGCTGCTAAACAAGCTTCCGATTCAACTATGGATGCTGCTAAGAATGCCAAAGACAAGATTACTGATACTGCTACAG GAACAGGACAATACGTAGCAGACAAGGCAGGAGATATAAAGAACACAGCAGAAGAAGCAAAGAACAAAGCATACGAAACAGCAGAAGCAGCAAAACAAAAAGCAACAGAAAAATCAAGTGAAGCTTAttcaaaagcaggagaagaaaaagaaaaagcatATTCAGATGCAGAAACAGCAAAACACAAGGCATCAGAAAAGGCAGAAGAAGCAAAGGAAAAAGCAACAGAAAAAGCAGAAGAAGCAAAACAGCAAATGAAAGGAATGGGAGAAGAGAAAGCAGAAGGAGAAACAGAAGAACATATGAGTTGGGCTAGAGAGAAAGCAAAAGAAGGATATGAAAGTGCAAAGAGCAAAGCAGAGGAAACATTGGAAAAAGCAAAGGAAAATATAGCTTCAAATTTGGAATCAGCTAAGGAAAAAACAAaggaaattaaggaaaatatagcTGGCAAAAAGCGAGACGAGGAACTCTAA